A single genomic interval of Candidatus Neomarinimicrobiota bacterium harbors:
- a CDS encoding glycosyl hydrolase family 18 protein gives MKHLVHIMIILSIGSVCLLGQSEPEKPHGQQAAQYGHIQVDQQGDFVGFPQDLVERPGFREPSHVVFGYHPYWNGTAWLNYEYNMLSHIAWFGLNMSSSGSITNSHGWPINGLVDLAHSHGVKVIVTVTQFDNSAIGTLLGNAASRQTAINNLISAVSQGNADGVNIDFEFVPTASRNNFNTFIHDLTVAFHDQIPGSEVSIAMPSVDWWNSYDYDYLSDNSDGLMIMAYGYYWSGSANAGPLSPLNSGLSSWYIRRTVEDYLTKTGDDGSQLILGLPWYGRDWPVSSTAMGAPTTGSGSSILYSAAEANAQSYGKHYNANAPSAWYNYNSGGLRQVWYDDSLSLATKYNYAKEVEIKGIGIWALGYDGGRAEIWGGLSDAFGATSPPLSSQYFTVRNVGDGTVAIHCAPSIYTDFFEAHISLDGSSFSLAHSSPSQDFLLEGLEPGQLIYVKIRNTNTFGSGSFSEVLGVVVSSTTVSSVLIVQGFERTSGTMNNLDYIIEHGSAVHATGRIFDAASNDAIENGTISLTDYDVVDWISGEEATATVSFSPAEQSRIRDYLEQGGRLFISGSEIGYDLEANGSDNDLSFYRNYFKADYIVDNTQSYSTSGPANGIFAGLSGVAFDDGTHGTYDVDYPDGIKPFGGAVNNLRYEGADYAAQGGAGIQFMGNFGESTALGGVVYLGFGFETIYPEATRNIVMGRVLDFLEISVDIVSTAPIPNNFKVSRAFPNPFNGSFSFSVYSNERVEATISLFNLKGQLVHHLSQRLQVGENQLSVHVMDQKMLSSGVYVLQVASGTESHSQNITYLK, from the coding sequence ATGAAGCATCTTGTACACATCATGATCATCTTGTCAATTGGGTCTGTTTGTTTATTGGGGCAGAGTGAGCCGGAAAAACCCCACGGCCAGCAAGCCGCTCAATATGGTCATATTCAAGTTGATCAACAGGGTGACTTTGTTGGCTTTCCACAGGATCTGGTAGAGCGTCCTGGTTTCCGAGAACCCAGCCATGTTGTTTTTGGGTATCATCCCTATTGGAATGGAACTGCCTGGCTGAACTATGAATATAACATGCTTAGTCATATTGCCTGGTTCGGTCTGAATATGTCCTCCAGCGGGAGCATCACAAATTCGCATGGATGGCCTATCAATGGGCTGGTGGATCTGGCTCATAGTCATGGAGTAAAGGTCATTGTAACCGTGACCCAGTTTGATAATTCAGCAATCGGAACCCTGCTGGGTAATGCCGCATCACGCCAAACTGCCATTAACAATCTTATTAGTGCCGTTTCTCAGGGCAATGCCGATGGAGTGAATATTGATTTCGAATTCGTACCCACAGCATCCAGAAATAATTTTAATACCTTTATCCATGATCTGACGGTGGCTTTCCACGATCAGATACCGGGTTCTGAAGTCAGTATTGCCATGCCGTCTGTGGATTGGTGGAATTCTTATGATTATGACTATTTATCTGATAATTCAGACGGGTTGATGATCATGGCTTATGGCTACTATTGGAGCGGAAGCGCCAATGCCGGACCGTTATCACCTCTCAATAGTGGCCTATCCAGTTGGTATATACGCAGAACTGTGGAAGATTATCTGACCAAAACAGGTGACGATGGAAGCCAGCTTATCCTGGGATTGCCCTGGTATGGCAGAGACTGGCCAGTCAGCAGTACTGCCATGGGTGCTCCAACGACAGGGAGCGGTTCTTCGATCCTATATTCGGCTGCTGAAGCCAATGCCCAATCCTACGGCAAACACTACAATGCAAATGCACCTTCGGCCTGGTATAATTATAACAGTGGCGGATTACGACAGGTCTGGTATGATGATAGCCTCAGTCTGGCTACCAAATATAACTATGCCAAGGAAGTTGAAATAAAAGGTATCGGGATCTGGGCTCTGGGTTATGATGGTGGACGCGCAGAGATCTGGGGTGGGTTGAGTGATGCATTTGGTGCAACATCTCCGCCCCTCAGCTCACAGTATTTCACAGTTCGCAATGTTGGTGATGGCACTGTGGCGATTCATTGTGCCCCTTCAATTTATACCGATTTCTTCGAAGCACATATCAGTTTGGATGGGTCCAGTTTCAGCTTAGCCCATAGTTCACCTTCTCAGGACTTCCTGCTTGAGGGTCTGGAACCTGGCCAGTTGATCTATGTGAAGATCAGGAATACCAATACGTTTGGGAGTGGTAGTTTTTCTGAAGTACTGGGCGTGGTTGTTAGTAGTACGACTGTCTCAAGTGTCCTGATCGTGCAGGGTTTTGAACGAACTTCTGGAACGATGAATAATCTGGATTATATCATCGAACACGGCTCGGCTGTTCACGCCACCGGAAGGATTTTTGATGCTGCCAGTAATGATGCCATTGAAAACGGCACTATTTCATTGACTGACTATGATGTAGTGGATTGGATCAGTGGAGAAGAGGCCACTGCTACCGTGTCATTCTCACCGGCTGAGCAGTCCCGCATCAGAGACTATCTGGAGCAGGGAGGACGCTTATTCATCTCTGGATCTGAGATAGGCTATGATCTGGAAGCCAATGGATCTGACAACGATCTTTCCTTCTACCGAAATTATTTTAAAGCCGATTATATTGTTGATAATACGCAGAGTTACTCCACATCCGGTCCGGCCAACGGAATCTTCGCAGGATTGTCTGGTGTGGCGTTCGATGATGGTACACACGGGACCTATGATGTGGATTATCCAGATGGGATCAAGCCATTTGGAGGTGCGGTGAATAATCTGCGCTATGAAGGTGCTGACTATGCTGCACAAGGCGGAGCCGGAATCCAATTTATGGGTAATTTTGGTGAGAGCACCGCTCTGGGTGGCGTTGTTTATCTCGGTTTTGGCTTTGAAACCATCTATCCGGAAGCAACCCGAAATATTGTCATGGGTCGTGTACTTGATTTTCTGGAAATTTCTGTGGATATTGTTTCTACGGCTCCGATCCCGAATAATTTCAAGGTCTCAAGGGCGTTTCCCAATCCCTTCAATGGCTCATTTTCTTTTTCGGTTTATAGTAACGAGAGGGTGGAGGCAACTATCAGTCTTTTCAATCTAAAAGGTCAACTGGTGCATCACCTTAGCCAGCGATTGCAGGTAGGCGAAAACCAGCTCAGCGTGCACGTCATGGATCAAAAAATGTTAAGCTCGGGTGTTTATGTGCTTCAAGTGGCAAGTGGCACTGAGAGCCATTCACAAAATATCACTTACTTAAAATAG
- a CDS encoding DUF1343 domain-containing protein: MHGQKFSRLRYLYISGLSTLLFISSCSQKPIPVTPLEKIQIESQKVIPVPVRSGLEVFLDREHGFENLKYGLLANQTCINHELVHGVELLPMQIDLQLLLSPEHGLFGAENAGDNIGEETEVSSGIRAVTTYRQKPADIAELISDLDMILFDIQDIGVRSYTYIYSMAYLMQAAAINGKKVIILDRPNPVNGVAMEGNLLDPQFSSFVGLYPIPYRHGMTIGELALLFNTEYEINCDLEIVQMEGWTRDMYFEDTGLPWVPTSPHVPDAATILPMIATGTYGELGMLSEGVGITTPFEVAGGPWIKNPHEYANALSSRIQEGVIFRPTFFKPYYGRHKGQICGGVQLHVTDRDLFAPYVTGLLMLSVHQELYPEVDLFANEHRWNMFAKVTGSDQIRIDIQAGRDPLEMQQEWQADLLKFGELRKKYLLYD; encoded by the coding sequence ATGCATGGTCAAAAATTCAGTCGTCTAAGATATTTGTATATCTCGGGCTTGTCTACCTTACTGTTTATCAGTTCTTGCAGTCAGAAACCAATTCCGGTAACACCACTTGAAAAAATACAGATCGAAAGCCAGAAAGTGATTCCAGTACCCGTTCGTAGCGGTTTGGAAGTATTCCTGGATCGTGAGCATGGATTTGAAAATTTAAAATATGGTCTATTGGCTAATCAAACCTGTATCAATCATGAGTTAGTACATGGTGTTGAGTTATTACCGATGCAGATCGACCTGCAATTGCTTCTCTCACCAGAACATGGTCTCTTTGGAGCCGAAAATGCCGGGGATAACATCGGGGAAGAAACTGAGGTTAGTTCTGGTATTAGAGCAGTTACAACTTATCGTCAAAAACCTGCTGATATTGCTGAGTTGATCAGTGATCTGGATATGATCCTGTTTGATATTCAGGATATTGGAGTACGATCCTACACCTATATATATTCCATGGCTTACCTCATGCAAGCCGCTGCGATCAACGGGAAAAAGGTCATCATTCTGGATCGTCCCAACCCGGTAAATGGTGTCGCAATGGAAGGAAACCTGCTGGATCCTCAATTTTCCAGCTTTGTCGGTCTTTATCCTATTCCATATCGACATGGTATGACCATTGGCGAACTTGCTTTATTGTTCAATACTGAATATGAGATCAACTGTGATCTGGAAATAGTTCAAATGGAAGGCTGGACCCGTGACATGTATTTTGAAGATACCGGTCTGCCATGGGTGCCAACCTCACCCCACGTCCCGGATGCTGCCACAATCCTGCCCATGATCGCCACAGGTACTTATGGTGAACTGGGTATGCTTTCCGAAGGAGTCGGCATAACAACCCCCTTTGAGGTAGCCGGTGGTCCATGGATCAAGAACCCCCATGAATATGCCAATGCTCTTAGCTCCAGGATCCAGGAAGGGGTAATTTTCAGGCCAACCTTTTTTAAACCCTATTATGGTAGACATAAAGGACAGATTTGTGGGGGCGTACAATTGCATGTAACTGATCGTGATCTATTTGCTCCTTATGTTACCGGCCTGCTGATGCTATCGGTTCATCAGGAGCTTTATCCTGAGGTTGATCTATTTGCCAATGAGCACCGTTGGAATATGTTTGCCAAGGTCACAGGCTCAGATCAGATCAGAATAGATATTCAGGCTGGTCGGGATCCGCTGGAAATGCAGCAGGAATGGCAGGCAGACCTACTCAAGTTTGGCGAGTTGCGCAAAAAATATCTGCTCTATGATTAA